Proteins found in one Chlamydia pneumoniae TW-183 genomic segment:
- a CDS encoding TmeB family type III secretion system effector, with product MGTPISGNDGDRNTISDPLEESAAEEGDSDLEDRVSESATQVIETIADTGIPEATPSEGTNSDLNSDLVDRVEYEARGSLLTTMLARIRKAVSQIWMHVKTKRHPKEQGVRSLGDIPCDLLKATRLPKETAEPPYFYALETALASCRSFFFHVFLRLFTLLRRQHPEAPLDLCGTDPISPEAAVAFALILRSCCKWVATDAVQEGLPLEVIEEAGMYNAFSLEATTTVEEVSKRLSELLYSDKRIDGLANVRGITKIITSPYLGAGQCVSVVDNLKTYDLGRNYTQVLACASQIDEFADKGENEALVMKDILYLVRQDRSKELGDFLMMWSEEHASEVNYDVVLAILEVNLPILEEDYRSHPLAYQKKLNYVICQFFCSERLTSIEPKD from the coding sequence ATGGGAACTCCTATATCTGGCAATGATGGTGACCGTAATACGATATCAGATCCTTTAGAAGAAAGTGCCGCAGAAGAGGGGGATTCAGATTTAGAGGATCGGGTATCGGAAAGTGCTACCCAAGTGATAGAAACCATAGCGGATACGGGGATCCCAGAAGCAACTCCATCTGAAGGTACGAATAGTGATTTAAATAGCGACCTTGTAGATAGAGTAGAATATGAAGCTCGCGGAAGCCTGTTAACTACGATGCTTGCGCGGATTCGTAAAGCAGTATCGCAGATTTGGATGCATGTTAAAACAAAACGCCATCCAAAAGAACAGGGAGTGCGTTCCTTGGGGGACATCCCTTGTGATCTTCTCAAAGCAACGCGACTCCCTAAAGAAACTGCGGAACCTCCATACTTTTATGCTTTAGAAACAGCACTAGCTTCATGCCGAAGCTTTTTCTTTCATGTATTTTTAAGGCTATTCACTCTTTTACGTCGTCAACACCCAGAGGCTCCTTTAGACCTTTGTGGTACAGATCCTATAAGTCCAGAAGCTGCAGTTGCATTTGCTTTAATCTTACGTTCTTGCTGCAAGTGGGTAGCTACGGACGCAGTTCAAGAAGGACTGCCTTTAGAAGTCATCGAAGAGGCAGGAATGTATAATGCGTTTTCTTTAGAAGCTACAACAACAGTAGAAGAAGTCTCCAAAAGGCTCTCCGAACTATTATACTCAGACAAACGTATTGATGGGTTAGCTAACGTCCGTGGGATTACTAAGATAATTACCTCTCCTTATTTAGGAGCTGGGCAATGCGTCAGCGTTGTTGACAACCTAAAAACATATGATCTTGGTCGTAACTATACTCAGGTACTTGCCTGTGCCTCCCAAATTGATGAGTTTGCCGATAAAGGAGAGAACGAAGCTCTCGTTATGAAAGACATCCTCTATTTAGTACGTCAAGATCGTAGCAAAGAGCTCGGAGACTTTTTAATGATGTGGTCAGAAGAGCACGCCTCAGAAGTAAACTATGATGTCGTTCTCGCTATCTTAGAAGTAAATCTCCCTATCTTAGAAGAAGACTATCGCTCGCATCCCCTAGCATATCAGAAGAAATTAAACTATGTGATCTGTCAGTTTTTCTGTAGCGAGCGTCTGACATCAATAGAGCCCAAAGACTAG
- the semD gene encoding SemD/SinC family type III secretion system effector produces MGINPSGNRSPDDVWVRGAQGDSSSTQGTGATNSNLGAHNVTTSTSQPQVASKAKQLWQTVREFFLGKKSPDSSQGASGPAMQSPSGPTIRPTRPAPPPPTTGGANAKRPATHGKGRAPQPPTAGSSSGSEQPTAMSSEVAKLVSELKDAVHSHAESQKVLKKVSQELQTKWTDWENNRGPDYLLHGYRVIARALQQTYTEQSMLIEGTLSTGPVPQAVTVAKDAVTQTVRGAIKNLENPKPGNDPDGVLMQVVISLGIEGPTLDPGESIQNFLETRVSDFGGDDSDIDYTSDIARLGSALDRVRENHPNEMPRIWIALARELGAAVHSHATSVRIANAGKNHTRDVVRMANESSRLLQGMKVLSVGAWANTMTVLIGDLFE; encoded by the coding sequence ATGGGAATCAATCCTTCGGGTAATAGATCACCAGATGATGTATGGGTTAGAGGAGCTCAAGGCGATAGCTCCAGTACCCAAGGTACAGGAGCTACAAACTCAAATCTTGGTGCTCACAACGTAACTACATCAACCTCACAGCCGCAAGTTGCTTCTAAAGCAAAGCAGTTATGGCAGACGGTAAGGGAGTTCTTTTTAGGGAAGAAATCACCCGATTCTTCTCAGGGTGCTTCGGGACCTGCAATGCAAAGTCCTTCAGGACCTACAATACGGCCTACGCGTCCGGCACCTCCACCTCCTACAACGGGTGGGGCTAATGCGAAACGTCCCGCAACGCATGGGAAAGGTCGAGCACCTCAACCTCCTACGGCGGGGTCTTCTTCAGGATCAGAGCAACCTACTGCCATGAGTTCTGAAGTCGCTAAACTTGTGAGTGAATTAAAAGATGCAGTCCATAGTCATGCGGAGTCTCAAAAAGTACTTAAAAAGGTATCTCAAGAGCTACAAACAAAGTGGACGGATTGGGAAAATAATAGGGGTCCAGACTATCTTTTGCATGGTTATCGTGTCATTGCTCGAGCTTTGCAGCAAACATACACAGAACAATCTATGCTTATCGAAGGGACTTTATCTACAGGACCAGTTCCGCAAGCAGTGACTGTAGCTAAGGATGCTGTAACTCAGACAGTTAGAGGCGCAATTAAGAATTTAGAAAATCCTAAGCCAGGTAATGATCCTGATGGTGTACTCATGCAAGTGGTTATAAGCTTAGGTATCGAAGGACCTACATTAGACCCAGGAGAATCTATCCAAAACTTTTTAGAAACTAGGGTTTCGGATTTCGGTGGAGATGATAGCGACATAGATTATACAAGTGATATAGCTCGATTAGGGTCAGCTTTAGATCGGGTACGCGAAAATCATCCTAATGAGATGCCTAGAATATGGATAGCATTAGCACGAGAACTCGGTGCGGCTGTACACTCTCATGCTACTTCCGTCCGAATCGCAAATGCAGGAAAGAATCACACTCGTGACGTTGTGCGAATGGCCAATGAGTCGAGTAGACTACTTCAAGGTATGAAAGTGTTATCGGTCGGAGCTTGGGCGAATACAATGACAGTTTTAATCGGGGATCTTTTTGAATAA
- a CDS encoding phosphoglycerate kinase: protein MDKLTVQDLSPEEKKVLVRVDFNVPMQDGKILDDIRIRSAMPTINYLLKKHAAVILMSHLGRPKGQGFQEEYSLQPVVDVLEGYLGHHVPLAPDCVGEVARQAVAQLSPGRVLLLENLRFHIGEEHPEKDPTFAAELSSYGDFYVNDAFGTSHRKHASVYVVPQAFPGRAAAGLLMEKELEFLGRHLLTSPKRPFTAILGGAKISSKIGVIEALLNQVDYLLLAGGMGFTFLQALGKSLGNSLVEKSALDLARNVLKIAKSRNVTIVLPSDVKAAENLQSKEYSVISIDQGIPPHLQGFDIGPRTTEEFIRIINQSATVFWNGPVGVYEVPPFDSGSIAIANALGNHPSAVTVVGGGDAAAVVALAGCSTKVSHVSTGGGASLEFLEQGFLPGTEVLSPSKS from the coding sequence ATGGATAAGCTAACAGTACAAGATCTTTCTCCAGAAGAAAAAAAAGTCCTCGTACGTGTAGATTTCAATGTCCCCATGCAAGATGGCAAGATACTCGATGACATTCGTATTCGCAGTGCGATGCCTACAATCAACTATCTACTTAAGAAACATGCTGCAGTGATTTTAATGAGTCATTTAGGGCGACCTAAAGGACAGGGGTTCCAAGAGGAATATTCTCTGCAACCCGTTGTGGATGTTCTCGAAGGATACTTAGGACATCATGTGCCTCTAGCTCCAGATTGTGTGGGTGAGGTTGCACGTCAAGCTGTAGCTCAGCTTTCTCCTGGTCGCGTTTTGCTTCTTGAGAACTTGCGTTTCCATATAGGAGAAGAACATCCAGAAAAAGACCCGACGTTCGCCGCAGAACTCTCTTCCTACGGGGATTTCTATGTCAACGATGCTTTCGGAACTTCGCATAGAAAACATGCTTCAGTCTATGTAGTGCCGCAGGCTTTCCCAGGTAGAGCCGCAGCAGGCCTGCTTATGGAAAAAGAATTGGAATTTTTAGGAAGACATCTATTGACCTCCCCTAAGAGGCCTTTCACTGCCATCCTTGGAGGAGCTAAGATTTCTTCTAAAATTGGAGTTATAGAGGCTCTACTGAATCAAGTAGACTACCTCTTATTAGCTGGAGGTATGGGATTTACTTTCCTACAAGCCTTGGGAAAATCCCTAGGGAACTCTCTTGTGGAGAAATCTGCCTTGGATCTTGCTAGAAATGTATTGAAAATTGCTAAAAGTCGTAATGTTACCATAGTTTTGCCTAGCGATGTGAAAGCAGCCGAAAATCTCCAATCTAAGGAATATTCTGTGATTTCTATAGATCAAGGCATTCCTCCGCATCTTCAAGGCTTTGATATTGGACCTAGAACAACCGAAGAATTTATCCGTATTATAAACCAATCAGCGACTGTGTTTTGGAATGGTCCTGTGGGTGTTTATGAGGTCCCTCCTTTTGACTCTGGATCTATTGCTATAGCGAATGCCTTAGGCAATCACCCTTCAGCTGTTACTGTCGTGGGTGGAGGAGATGCGGCAGCTGTGGTTGCTTTGGCAGGCTGCTCTACAAAAGTTTCCCATGTTTCTACTGGAGGAGGGGCTTCTTTAGAGTTTCTAGAGCAGGGCTTCCTCCCAGGTACAGAAGTTTTATCTCCATCCAAAAGCTAA
- a CDS encoding inorganic phosphate transporter, translating into MLPLIIFVLLCGFYTSWNIGANDVANAVGPSVGSGVLTLRQAVVIAAIFEFFGALLLGDRVAGTIESSIVSVTNPMIASGDYMYGMTAALLATGVWLQLASFFGWPVSTTHSIVGAVIGFGLVLGKGTIIYWNSVGIILISWILSPFMGGCVAYLIFSFIRRHIFYKNDPVLAMVRVAPFLAALVIMTLGTVMISGGVILKVSSTPWAVSGVLVCGLLSYIITFYYVHTKHCSYISDTPKKGSLTYRLKERGGNYGRKYLVVERIFAYLQIIVACFMAFAHGSNDVANAIAPVAGVLRQAYPASYTSYTLIRLMAFGGIGLVIGLAIWGWRVIETVGCKITELTPSRGFSVGMGSALTIALASILGLPISTTHVVVGAVLGIGLARGIRAINLNIIKDIVLSWFITLPAGALLSILFFFALRALFH; encoded by the coding sequence ATGCTTCCATTAATCATTTTTGTCCTTCTATGTGGCTTTTATACTTCTTGGAATATAGGAGCTAATGATGTCGCTAATGCTGTAGGCCCTAGTGTAGGATCTGGGGTATTGACATTGCGACAAGCCGTGGTCATCGCTGCTATCTTTGAGTTTTTTGGTGCTCTCCTTCTTGGAGATCGTGTTGCAGGGACTATAGAAAGTAGTATCGTTTCTGTGACCAATCCTATGATTGCCTCTGGGGACTATATGTACGGCATGACGGCAGCCTTACTAGCAACAGGCGTGTGGTTGCAGCTGGCCTCTTTTTTTGGTTGGCCCGTCTCAACAACGCATTCTATAGTTGGAGCTGTGATTGGCTTTGGATTGGTCCTTGGTAAGGGAACAATCATTTACTGGAATTCCGTAGGCATTATTTTAATTAGCTGGATTCTCTCCCCTTTTATGGGTGGGTGTGTTGCTTACCTGATCTTTTCTTTCATTCGGCGCCATATTTTTTATAAGAATGATCCTGTTCTTGCTATGGTTCGTGTTGCTCCGTTTTTAGCAGCTTTGGTGATCATGACTTTAGGAACCGTGATGATCTCTGGGGGCGTGATCCTTAAGGTTTCTTCAACTCCCTGGGCAGTTAGTGGGGTTCTGGTTTGTGGACTTCTAAGTTATATCATTACGTTTTACTACGTCCATACCAAGCACTGTTCCTACATTTCAGATACACCAAAAAAAGGCAGTCTTACCTATCGTTTGAAAGAACGAGGCGGAAATTATGGAAGAAAGTATCTTGTTGTAGAAAGAATCTTTGCCTACCTACAGATTATCGTAGCTTGCTTTATGGCGTTTGCTCACGGATCTAATGATGTTGCTAATGCCATTGCTCCTGTAGCTGGAGTCTTGCGTCAGGCATATCCTGCTTCCTATACGTCGTATACATTAATTAGGCTCATGGCATTTGGAGGCATAGGCTTGGTCATAGGCCTTGCGATTTGGGGATGGCGTGTTATAGAAACTGTAGGCTGTAAAATTACCGAGTTAACCCCGTCTCGAGGGTTTTCCGTGGGGATGGGCTCAGCATTAACAATTGCTTTAGCTTCTATTTTAGGACTTCCTATATCTACGACACATGTTGTTGTTGGAGCTGTTTTAGGAATAGGTTTAGCACGAGGGATCCGTGCCATTAACTTAAACATTATCAAAGATATTGTACTCTCCTGGTTTATTACGCTTCCTGCAGGAGCTTTATTATCCATACTCTTTTTCTTTGCTTTAAGAGCTTTGTTCCATTAA
- a CDS encoding TIGR00153 family protein: protein MQTLARLFGQSPFAPLQAHLEMVVSCVEYMLPIFTALRDGRYEELLEMAKLVSDKEYQADCIKNDMRNHLPAGLFMPISRAGILEIISIQDSIADTAEDVAILLTIRRLNFYPSMETLFFRFLEKNLEAFELTMTLLHEFNQLLESSFGGRKADKARLLVGRVAKSEHESDVLQRELMQIFFSDDFIIPEKEFYLWLQVIRRTAGISDSSEKLAHRINMTLEEK, encoded by the coding sequence ATGCAAACCCTTGCTCGTCTATTTGGCCAATCTCCATTTGCTCCTTTACAAGCTCATCTGGAAATGGTGGTCTCTTGTGTGGAATACATGCTTCCTATATTCACTGCTCTCCGAGATGGAAGATATGAAGAATTATTAGAAATGGCAAAACTTGTTTCTGATAAAGAGTATCAAGCAGATTGTATAAAAAATGATATGAGGAATCATCTTCCTGCAGGATTATTCATGCCGATATCTCGAGCGGGGATTCTAGAAATTATTTCTATACAAGATAGCATCGCGGATACTGCTGAAGATGTTGCTATCTTATTAACCATCAGACGATTAAACTTTTATCCATCTATGGAAACGCTTTTTTTCCGATTTTTGGAAAAAAATCTAGAAGCTTTTGAGTTAACTATGACATTGCTACATGAATTCAACCAATTGCTTGAAAGTTCATTTGGGGGGAGGAAGGCAGATAAAGCACGCTTGCTTGTAGGGCGTGTGGCTAAATCTGAACATGAATCGGATGTTTTGCAACGAGAACTTATGCAAATATTTTTTTCTGATGATTTTATAATTCCTGAAAAAGAGTTTTATCTTTGGTTACAAGTAATTCGACGCACTGCGGGGATTTCAGATAGTTCTGAAAAGCTCGCACATAGAATTAATATGACCCTAGAAGAAAAGTAA
- a CDS encoding ABC transporter ATP-binding protein, whose amino-acid sequence MASNPILQIEDLSITLAKQRQQYPIVQSLSFTINEGQTLAIIGESGSGKSVSAHAILRLLPCPPFSVSGQVNFQGHNLLTASRSIQKKIIGTEISMIFQNPQASLNPVFTIEQQFREIIHTHLALTAEVAKEKMLYALEETGFHDPRLCLNLYPHQLSGGMLQRICIAMALLCSPKLLIADEPTTALDVSVQYQILQLLKTLQKKTGMSLLIITHNMGVVAETADDVLVLYAGRMVECAPAVQMFHNPSHPYTRDLLASRPSLQPQQLGSFNPIPGQPPHYTAFPSGCRYHPRCSKILNRCSAEAPEIYPVREGHKVRCWLYDD is encoded by the coding sequence ATGGCTTCTAATCCCATTTTACAGATAGAGGATCTATCCATAACCTTGGCAAAACAACGCCAACAGTACCCCATCGTCCAATCTTTATCGTTTACTATCAATGAAGGACAAACCTTAGCAATCATTGGAGAATCAGGATCAGGAAAATCTGTCTCTGCGCATGCAATCCTTCGATTACTTCCTTGCCCCCCATTTTCTGTTTCTGGCCAGGTCAACTTCCAAGGCCACAACTTACTTACGGCTTCGCGCTCTATACAAAAAAAGATTATAGGGACAGAAATTTCTATGATCTTTCAAAACCCGCAAGCATCTCTAAACCCCGTGTTTACTATTGAACAGCAGTTTCGAGAAATTATTCATACCCACCTAGCCTTAACTGCAGAAGTTGCTAAAGAAAAGATGTTATACGCTCTTGAAGAAACAGGGTTTCATGATCCCAGGCTGTGCTTGAATCTCTACCCCCACCAACTCTCTGGAGGGATGCTTCAAAGAATTTGCATTGCCATGGCGCTCCTCTGTTCTCCTAAACTTCTTATTGCTGATGAACCTACGACTGCTTTAGATGTTTCTGTTCAGTATCAGATTCTACAATTACTAAAAACACTACAGAAAAAAACGGGAATGAGCCTTCTTATTATTACCCATAATATGGGAGTCGTTGCAGAAACTGCTGATGACGTGCTCGTGCTCTATGCAGGACGCATGGTAGAATGTGCCCCTGCGGTTCAAATGTTCCATAATCCTTCTCATCCCTATACCCGAGATCTTTTAGCATCCAGACCCTCTCTACAACCGCAACAACTAGGTTCCTTCAACCCCATTCCAGGACAGCCCCCACACTACACGGCCTTTCCCTCGGGATGTCGCTATCACCCTAGATGCTCAAAAATTTTAAATCGATGTTCTGCGGAAGCTCCAGAAATCTATCCGGTACGCGAAGGTCACAAAGTAAGGTGTTGGCTGTATGACGACTAA
- a CDS encoding oligopeptide/dipeptide ABC transporter ATP-binding protein, which yields MTTNFPQPLIQATSLTKHYYKRSFWFQGKTIASRPVDDVSFSLYSRRAVGLIGESGSGKSTLALALAGLLPLTSGFLTFNGTPIKLHSKHGRHQLRSQVRLVFQNPQASLNPRKTILDSLGHSLLYHKLVPKEKVLATVREYLELVGLSEEYFYRYPHQLSGGQQQRVSIARALLGVPQLIICDEIVSALDLSIQAQILNMLAELQKKLSLTYLFISHDLAVVRSFCTEVFIMYKGQIVEKGNTKRIFSDPQHPYTRMLLNAQLPETPDQRQSKPIFQEYHKDSEESCSTGCYFYNRCPQKQEACKSEIIPNQGDAHHTYRCIH from the coding sequence ATGACGACTAATTTTCCCCAACCTTTAATTCAAGCAACCTCATTAACAAAGCACTATTACAAGCGTTCCTTTTGGTTTCAGGGAAAGACAATTGCCAGTCGTCCTGTTGACGACGTCTCTTTTTCACTATACTCCAGACGTGCTGTCGGACTTATTGGAGAATCTGGATCAGGGAAAAGTACCCTGGCGTTAGCTCTCGCAGGTCTCCTACCTCTCACCTCTGGGTTCTTAACTTTTAACGGCACCCCAATCAAGTTGCATTCTAAACACGGACGCCATCAATTACGATCTCAAGTACGGTTGGTCTTTCAAAATCCACAAGCTTCATTAAACCCGCGAAAAACTATCCTAGATAGTTTAGGCCACTCTCTGCTTTACCATAAACTCGTCCCAAAAGAAAAAGTACTAGCAACGGTAAGGGAATATTTAGAATTGGTAGGGTTATCTGAGGAGTATTTTTATCGTTATCCTCACCAGCTTTCTGGAGGACAACAACAACGAGTCTCTATAGCGAGAGCCCTATTAGGAGTCCCTCAGTTAATTATTTGTGACGAAATTGTTTCTGCTCTAGATTTATCTATTCAAGCACAAATTCTGAATATGCTTGCCGAGCTGCAAAAAAAACTCAGCCTCACATATCTCTTCATTTCGCATGATCTTGCCGTTGTACGCTCGTTCTGCACAGAGGTATTCATTATGTATAAGGGGCAAATTGTAGAAAAAGGAAATACAAAACGCATTTTTTCTGATCCACAACATCCTTATACGCGCATGTTGTTAAATGCCCAACTTCCAGAGACTCCTGATCAAAGGCAATCTAAACCTATATTCCAAGAATATCACAAAGATTCTGAAGAATCTTGCTCTACAGGATGCTACTTTTACAATCGTTGTCCACAAAAACAAGAAGCTTGCAAGTCAGAGATCATCCCAAATCAAGGAGACGCGCACCATACATACCGTTGTATCCATTGA